A single region of the Streptomyces sp. AM 4-1-1 genome encodes:
- a CDS encoding nuclear transport factor 2 family protein: protein MSKTEIDTVTAEFFGAFDNRGGKAADVDRIRLLVLPRGVIVKTAPEFTVYTVDEFIEPRRRLLSDGRLVEFSEWETSERTEMAGDIASRFSEYSKSGVLDGEPFEGAGTKTIQFVRTEDGWRITAFAWFDRP from the coding sequence ATGTCCAAGACCGAGATCGACACAGTGACCGCCGAGTTCTTCGGCGCCTTTGACAACCGGGGCGGCAAGGCTGCCGACGTGGACCGGATCAGGCTGCTGGTTCTTCCCCGCGGCGTGATCGTCAAGACGGCCCCGGAGTTCACGGTCTACACCGTGGACGAGTTCATCGAGCCCCGTCGGCGGCTGCTGTCCGACGGCCGACTGGTCGAGTTCTCCGAGTGGGAGACCTCCGAGCGGACCGAGATGGCGGGCGACATCGCGTCGCGGTTCAGCGAATACAGCAAGTCCGGGGTCCTGGACGGTGAGCCGTTCGAGGGGGCGGGGACCAAGACCATCCAGTTCGTCCGTACCGAGGACGGCTGGCGGATCACGGCCTTCGCCTGGTTCGACCGGCCCTGA
- a CDS encoding phosphatase PAP2 family protein, whose translation MLWAAAGVVTLGFLIMLEIAARHYGIPGPIVAQAQEVIFAPQSGFLLYASMALMTVVLTWRQRLVAAAVAIGIDVVFLLVRWVADAPVTEGHPFGNGALWVILGYAVIAVTRRTGRERVLLLKGVGLGLLLVAGRKTGDTWLLITSKTRPAVLDQYVATADHALGDPSWLVGRIVTATGPVGAHFLDSVYTQLPVAAVAVALYQLRHVVVERRFPGHHLVRTFLVIGLLGPAIYMIFPVVGPIFAYGAEGGHWAVANLWPNTPPPVSAPHHMTFDEITPRNCMPSLHTAWATAIFIHSRKGPRILRFAGAFWLVATLAATLGFGYHYGADIVAGVVFTVTIEAALRSLERGWDRSGILLVVHGATIFTALLVSYRYLSTEMAEHPWVFGPLLVLAMASVIHGYVRTTGLWEPKAVPIRQPEPQPELV comes from the coding sequence ATGCTGTGGGCCGCGGCGGGTGTGGTGACCCTCGGATTCCTCATCATGCTGGAGATCGCCGCGCGTCACTACGGCATACCCGGGCCGATCGTCGCCCAGGCGCAGGAAGTGATATTCGCGCCCCAATCCGGCTTCCTGCTGTACGCCAGCATGGCGCTGATGACGGTGGTACTCACCTGGCGGCAACGGCTCGTCGCGGCTGCCGTGGCGATCGGCATCGACGTCGTGTTCCTGCTGGTGCGATGGGTGGCCGATGCCCCAGTGACCGAAGGCCACCCCTTCGGCAACGGCGCGTTGTGGGTGATTCTCGGCTACGCGGTCATCGCCGTCACGCGCCGCACGGGCCGGGAACGGGTCCTGTTGCTGAAGGGCGTCGGACTGGGCCTGCTGCTGGTGGCAGGCCGTAAGACCGGCGACACCTGGCTGCTGATCACATCGAAGACGCGCCCGGCGGTGCTCGACCAGTACGTGGCGACGGCCGACCACGCCCTGGGCGACCCGTCGTGGCTGGTGGGCCGGATCGTCACGGCCACCGGCCCGGTCGGCGCCCACTTCCTCGACTCCGTCTACACCCAGCTTCCGGTGGCCGCGGTCGCCGTCGCGCTGTACCAGCTGCGTCACGTGGTGGTCGAGCGCCGCTTCCCGGGCCACCACCTGGTGCGCACCTTCCTGGTGATCGGCCTCCTCGGGCCCGCCATCTACATGATCTTCCCGGTGGTCGGGCCGATCTTCGCCTACGGCGCCGAAGGCGGACACTGGGCGGTGGCCAACCTGTGGCCGAACACGCCGCCCCCGGTCAGTGCCCCGCACCACATGACGTTCGACGAGATCACCCCACGCAACTGCATGCCCAGCCTGCACACGGCGTGGGCCACCGCGATCTTCATTCATTCCCGCAAGGGCCCGCGCATTCTGCGATTCGCAGGCGCGTTCTGGCTGGTTGCCACGCTCGCCGCCACGCTGGGATTCGGCTACCACTACGGCGCGGACATCGTCGCCGGGGTGGTCTTCACGGTCACGATCGAGGCAGCTCTGCGCTCACTCGAACGTGGCTGGGACCGGTCGGGAATCCTGCTGGTCGTCCACGGTGCGACGATTTTCACCGCACTCCTGGTGTCCTATCGCTATCTGTCGACGGAGATGGCCGAACATCCGTGGGTGTTCGGACCGCTTCTCGTTCTGGCGATGGCCTCGGTGATCCACGGCTATGTACGGACCACCGGACTGTGGGAACCGAAGGCCGTGCCGATACGGCAACCGGAACCGCAACCAGAACTGGTCTGA
- a CDS encoding DUF4232 domain-containing protein, giving the protein MYGNRRKALLVSAVLVGGTMLVTACQDTDSGAARKSSSAAPTGQAVAPSDSDSSTTGGDQGGGKGSTGNNSSGGQGAASGSGSGPGEKGKAGKAGTCRTDELKITATDNTIAGDPDGTVTVQLKNGGGRDCAMSGYAGVDLRTSAGTLSAKRTGERANPVMLKSGQSVAFGINYPINDSGGSGVRVTALLVTPPNETKTVTLPWPGAGTLPVTEGGGSPVRVGPVGNAGQGG; this is encoded by the coding sequence ATGTACGGCAACCGTCGCAAGGCCCTTCTCGTCTCCGCGGTCCTCGTCGGCGGCACCATGCTGGTGACAGCGTGTCAGGACACGGACTCCGGCGCCGCGCGGAAGTCCTCGTCCGCCGCTCCGACCGGCCAGGCAGTCGCCCCCTCCGACTCCGACTCGTCGACCACGGGCGGCGATCAGGGCGGTGGGAAGGGCTCCACCGGGAACAACAGCTCCGGCGGGCAGGGCGCGGCCTCCGGGTCCGGGTCCGGGCCCGGCGAGAAGGGCAAGGCGGGCAAGGCGGGCACGTGCCGCACCGACGAGCTGAAGATCACGGCGACGGACAACACCATCGCCGGCGACCCCGACGGCACCGTCACGGTGCAGCTGAAGAACGGCGGCGGCCGGGACTGCGCGATGTCCGGGTACGCGGGCGTCGACCTGAGGACCAGCGCGGGGACACTGTCCGCGAAGCGCACCGGCGAGCGGGCCAACCCGGTCATGCTCAAGAGCGGGCAGTCGGTGGCCTTCGGCATCAACTACCCGATCAACGACTCCGGCGGCTCCGGCGTCCGTGTCACAGCGCTGCTGGTGACCCCGCCGAACGAGACGAAGACGGTCACCCTCCCATGGCCGGGCGCCGGCACGCTGCCCGTCACCGAGGGCGGCGGCTCCCCGGTGAGGGTCGGCCCGGTCGGAAACGCCGGTCAGGGCGGCTGA
- a CDS encoding polysaccharide deacetylase family protein, translating into MARHGGGRGWYGKVVGAALGVTMLATGASVWSAQAGSAGDSAPRATAPVSDIKQVAETIAHASEEGPRGVNLTIDDGPDPVWTPQVLDLLREYGVKATFCMVGTQAQAHPDLVKKVVAAGHRLCDHSVSHNTAMDKDSQTYQSQQILDAERMITEASGGVRPMYYRAPGGAFTPYSRKLAASRGMRPLGWNVDTKDFERPGTDTIVATVERELPNGPTLLFHDAGGDRTQTVEALRRVLPRLKEQGYTFGFPVR; encoded by the coding sequence ATGGCACGGCACGGCGGCGGACGGGGCTGGTACGGCAAAGTGGTCGGGGCGGCGCTCGGGGTGACGATGCTCGCCACCGGTGCCTCGGTGTGGTCCGCGCAGGCTGGTTCCGCGGGCGACTCGGCACCGAGGGCGACCGCGCCGGTCAGTGACATCAAGCAGGTCGCGGAGACCATCGCGCACGCCTCGGAAGAGGGGCCGCGCGGCGTCAACCTCACCATCGACGACGGCCCCGACCCCGTGTGGACCCCTCAAGTACTCGACCTGCTGCGCGAATACGGGGTGAAGGCCACGTTCTGCATGGTGGGGACGCAGGCCCAGGCCCACCCGGACCTCGTGAAGAAGGTGGTCGCGGCCGGGCACCGGCTGTGCGACCACTCGGTGTCGCACAACACCGCCATGGACAAGGATTCCCAGACCTACCAGTCGCAGCAGATACTCGACGCCGAACGCATGATCACCGAGGCGTCCGGGGGCGTACGGCCGATGTACTACCGGGCGCCGGGCGGAGCCTTCACCCCGTACAGCCGCAAGCTCGCCGCTTCCCGGGGCATGCGCCCGCTGGGCTGGAACGTGGACACCAAGGACTTCGAGCGCCCGGGTACGGACACCATCGTGGCCACCGTCGAGCGGGAGCTGCCCAACGGACCGACACTCCTCTTCCACGACGCGGGCGGCGACCGTACCCAGACCGTCGAGGCCCTGCGCCGCGTCCTTCCCCGGCTCAAGGAGCAGGGCTACACCTTCGGCTTCCCGGTGCGCTAG